The following are from one region of the Natronosporangium hydrolyticum genome:
- a CDS encoding SAM-dependent methyltransferase, with translation MPGTGRVMFSAAAESFRPAVAELRAAFGPALPVTRLGADLGVIAAADPTVEQVAAACRDRPLVCVRHLSVERARLTGPASHDLDAVAAAAVAEAAATKAAAGAEQPAGDEVSVQVWFSGEPRVGYGVRDLGSRVSQALTTAGYRVRRSGAAHVLSCCVSDEGVSIGVNRLADSLADWPGGRVRLARGPDQVSRAEFKLEELCQLVPAAVPTTGRAVDLGASPGGWTRILRRRGLTVHAVDPGDLDPRVAADPGVTHVRTTAGEFFRRTDLRFDLAANDMRMDPVRSCQVMRDLAPRLRPGAAVIVTLKTGARAPHRAVPDCLSVLRERYTVEFARQLHHNRGEVTVLARLPR, from the coding sequence ATGCCGGGGACCGGGCGGGTGATGTTCTCCGCGGCCGCCGAGTCGTTCCGCCCGGCAGTCGCGGAGCTGCGCGCGGCCTTCGGCCCGGCGCTGCCGGTCACCCGGCTCGGCGCCGACCTCGGGGTGATCGCCGCCGCCGACCCGACCGTCGAGCAGGTCGCCGCCGCCTGCCGGGACCGGCCGTTGGTCTGCGTCCGGCACCTCAGCGTCGAGCGGGCCCGCCTGACCGGGCCCGCCAGCCACGACCTCGACGCGGTCGCCGCGGCGGCGGTCGCCGAAGCAGCGGCCACCAAAGCAGCCGCAGGCGCCGAGCAGCCGGCCGGTGATGAGGTGTCGGTGCAGGTGTGGTTCAGCGGCGAGCCGCGGGTCGGCTACGGCGTCCGTGACCTGGGCTCGCGGGTGAGCCAGGCGCTCACCACCGCCGGCTACCGCGTCCGCCGCTCCGGCGCGGCCCACGTGCTCTCCTGCTGCGTCAGCGACGAGGGTGTCTCGATCGGGGTGAATCGGCTCGCCGACAGCCTGGCGGACTGGCCCGGCGGCCGGGTCCGACTGGCCCGCGGCCCCGACCAGGTCTCCCGGGCCGAGTTCAAGCTGGAGGAGCTGTGCCAGCTGGTTCCGGCGGCGGTGCCCACCACCGGCCGGGCGGTGGATCTGGGGGCCAGTCCGGGTGGCTGGACCCGGATTCTGCGGCGCCGTGGGCTAACCGTGCACGCGGTCGACCCGGGCGACCTCGACCCGCGGGTCGCCGCCGACCCAGGCGTCACCCACGTGCGGACCACCGCCGGGGAGTTCTTCCGCCGGACCGACCTGCGCTTCGATCTCGCCGCGAACGACATGCGGATGGATCCGGTCCGCAGCTGCCAAGTCATGCGGGACCTCGCCCCCCGGCTCCGGCCCGGGGCGGCGGTTATCGTCACCCTGAAGACCGGTGCCCGGGCGCCGCACCGGGCCGTCCCCGACTGTCTGTCGGTGCTGCGGGAACGCTACACCGTCGAGTTCGCCCGGCAGCTGCACCACAACCGGGGCGAGGTCACGGTGCTGGCGCGACTCCCCCGCTGA
- the trhA gene encoding PAQR family membrane homeostasis protein TrhA, with translation MTVTTPGSRLRPVDLGKPRMRGWLHAYAALVAAVGGLVLCAVAASRPGGVAPLVSCAIYSITVVALFGVSALYHRRVWGKRGFQLMRRLDHSMIFLLIAGTYTPFSVLLLSPGAATAVLAVVWGGALFGVVTKLAWPHAPRWLSVPLYIGLGWVAVAVLPQIAAAGGTTALVLLLAGGVFYTGGALCYALRRPNPWPTVFGHHEFFHACTLVAALCHHIAVYFVIF, from the coding sequence ATGACGGTCACGACGCCTGGTAGTAGGCTGCGCCCGGTCGATCTCGGTAAGCCGAGAATGCGCGGCTGGCTGCACGCATACGCGGCGTTGGTGGCTGCGGTCGGCGGGTTGGTGCTGTGCGCGGTCGCTGCTTCCCGGCCCGGCGGCGTCGCGCCGCTGGTCAGCTGCGCCATCTACAGCATCACCGTGGTGGCCCTTTTCGGCGTCAGCGCGCTCTACCACCGGCGGGTCTGGGGCAAGCGGGGGTTCCAGCTCATGCGCCGGCTCGACCACTCGATGATCTTCCTGTTGATCGCCGGGACGTACACCCCGTTCAGTGTGTTGCTGCTCTCGCCCGGTGCCGCCACCGCCGTGCTGGCGGTGGTCTGGGGTGGCGCCCTTTTCGGTGTGGTGACGAAGCTCGCCTGGCCGCACGCGCCCCGGTGGCTGTCGGTGCCGCTCTACATCGGGCTGGGTTGGGTCGCGGTCGCGGTGCTGCCGCAGATCGCCGCCGCCGGCGGAACCACGGCGCTGGTGCTGCTGCTGGCCGGCGGCGTCTTCTACACCGGCGGCGCGCTGTGTTACGCGCTGCGTCGCCCGAACCCGTGGCCGACCGTCTTCGGCCACCACGAGTTCTTTCACGCCTGCACGCTGGTCGCCGCGCTGTGCCACCACATCGCGGTCTACTTCGTGATCTTCTGA
- a CDS encoding winged helix-turn-helix transcriptional regulator, translating into MPQVAPAQSGRTDPHRSGCPINLSLEVIGDTWSLLILRDMIFGGRRHFRELLAGSVEGIASNILAARLRKLVELGMLTRRQDPSHKQKAIYSLTEASIELLPVMAALGSWGSRWLPVSEELSVRARVLAEGGPELLDRFMAELRHEQLGGPPPVPAADGRSVREHLQQVYEATREAR; encoded by the coding sequence ATGCCGCAAGTAGCCCCGGCCCAGTCCGGGCGAACCGACCCGCACCGGTCGGGGTGCCCGATCAACCTGTCGTTGGAGGTCATCGGTGACACCTGGAGTCTGCTGATTCTTCGGGACATGATCTTCGGTGGCCGCCGCCACTTCCGGGAGTTGCTCGCCGGGTCGGTCGAGGGGATCGCCTCGAATATTCTCGCCGCCCGGCTCCGAAAGCTCGTCGAGCTCGGCATGCTGACCCGGCGGCAGGACCCCAGCCACAAGCAAAAGGCGATCTACAGCCTCACCGAGGCGTCGATCGAGCTGCTGCCGGTGATGGCGGCGCTCGGCAGCTGGGGGAGTCGGTGGTTGCCGGTCAGCGAAGAGCTGTCGGTGCGGGCGCGGGTGCTCGCCGAGGGCGGACCGGAGCTGCTAGACCGGTTTATGGCTGAGCTCCGGCACGAGCAGCTGGGCGGCCCACCGCCGGTCCCGGCGGCTGACGGCCGGAGCGTCCGAGAGCATCTCCAGCAGGTGTACGAGGCCACGCGGGAAGCTCGATGA